A genomic region of Candidatus Binatus sp. contains the following coding sequences:
- a CDS encoding MBL fold metallo-hydrolase, with the protein MASRIPLEKPPDADELEVSLFGPGIGECAVLHLGSGEWIIVDSCVDTGTHEPVALEYLRKLDVDVGKSIKLLVITHWHNDHMLGASKILAAADSCEIACSAALGSHEFAELVAASTQERFGEMELPEFARIVDILRARRSGARRASVGPEYAIEGKVLYRREASHDRVPVLVHALSPSSGSLTLSHLQFARFLPRYKESRLTPVALPPNDLAVALWVAAGDRRILLGSDLEESANPNVGWRAVVASKTRPPERAFIFKVPHHGSETSHNENVWDQMLELNSVAVLTPFLRGVKPLPSKDDAKRLQARTSQVFVTALPGGWKPLNRQPAVERMLGRKLRAMTGKMGHIRIRCSTRSAEAPTVDLFSGAMRLPVQAA; encoded by the coding sequence TTGGCATCTCGAATCCCGCTCGAAAAACCGCCTGACGCAGACGAGCTCGAAGTCTCGCTGTTCGGCCCGGGCATCGGCGAGTGCGCAGTTCTACATCTCGGCTCCGGTGAGTGGATAATAGTTGATTCGTGTGTAGATACCGGGACGCACGAACCCGTTGCTCTTGAATATTTGCGCAAACTCGATGTCGATGTCGGGAAGTCCATCAAACTCTTGGTCATCACGCATTGGCATAACGACCACATGCTCGGGGCCTCTAAAATTCTTGCGGCTGCGGATTCTTGCGAAATTGCTTGCTCCGCAGCCCTTGGGAGCCACGAGTTTGCCGAGCTTGTTGCAGCCTCGACCCAAGAACGGTTCGGCGAAATGGAACTTCCAGAGTTTGCTAGAATCGTAGACATATTGCGTGCGCGCAGGAGCGGTGCCCGCAGGGCGTCGGTGGGTCCAGAGTACGCAATCGAGGGTAAAGTTCTGTATCGTCGGGAGGCATCGCACGATCGAGTTCCCGTGCTCGTCCACGCCTTGAGTCCTTCGAGCGGTTCTCTGACTCTCAGCCATTTGCAATTCGCTCGGTTTCTACCGCGATACAAGGAAAGCAGGTTGACGCCGGTCGCCTTGCCTCCGAACGACCTCGCGGTCGCCCTGTGGGTGGCGGCGGGGGATCGCCGGATATTGCTCGGTTCAGATCTGGAAGAGAGCGCCAATCCAAACGTTGGGTGGCGCGCGGTCGTTGCCTCAAAAACGCGTCCACCTGAGCGCGCTTTTATTTTCAAAGTGCCGCATCATGGGTCCGAGACATCTCACAATGAGAATGTCTGGGACCAAATGCTTGAATTGAATTCTGTTGCCGTTCTCACGCCTTTCTTGCGAGGTGTAAAGCCGCTGCCTTCAAAAGACGATGCGAAGAGGCTTCAAGCAAGAACCTCTCAGGTTTTCGTAACCGCTCTGCCGGGCGGATGGAAGCCGCTCAACAGGCAACCTGCGGTGGAGAGAATGCTGGGAAGAAAACTGCGCGCAATGACGGGTAAAATGGGTCATATCCGGATCAGGTGCTCCACACGTTCGGCAGAGGCCCCAACGGTGGATCTCTTTTCGGGTGCGATGCGTTTGCCGGTTCAAGCTGCGTGA
- a CDS encoding OPT family oligopeptide transporter, with translation MTAAARELTGRGIALGIALALILGAANAYLGLYAGLTVSASIPAAVISMAILRILGGSTILENNVVQTIASAGEAVAAGAIFTFPALVILGGVRTLPYAEVTALCVVGATMGGLLVVFLRRAYIVEERLPFPEGVACAQVLRAGEAQANVRPLVAGGLVSAALKALQDVAGVIPGAVSGARWVGSAAVAGSLDISAALLGVGYIIGIRIAALVFAGGAFAWLVAIPVLTAFHPGYGTGDAATTASQLWSSQVRYLGVGAMLTGGVVTLWKLRSRIASAIADSIRIVRSTQAVVTAREDTDLSARAVLTAVALCVPVIFAVCLGLSGQVALSAALAVILTLICFFATAIAGYLTGIVGASNNPVSGVTVIVLLAVALFLKLAGVSQSVGPQLAILAGAIVCTAAAMAGDSMHDLATGFHVGATPRSLEIGVLVGAIASSFLMAPILNLLIAGYGIAGTATARAGALAAPQAFLMAKVTQGVFHGGLPLGTIATGAALAAILGLGDRYLERRGSKWRTPIMPAAIGLYLPLGLSVTIFIGALAHSLFGSEDGAESGPGILLAAGLVAGEALMGVASGAMVTAGVRLPIF, from the coding sequence GTGACCGCCGCAGCGCGCGAGCTGACGGGTCGCGGTATCGCGCTCGGCATCGCGCTGGCGCTGATCCTCGGCGCGGCAAACGCCTACCTCGGCCTGTACGCGGGCTTGACCGTATCCGCGAGCATCCCGGCCGCCGTGATCTCGATGGCGATTCTGCGGATTCTCGGCGGCTCGACGATCCTCGAGAACAACGTGGTGCAAACGATCGCATCGGCGGGCGAGGCGGTCGCAGCCGGCGCGATCTTCACGTTTCCGGCGCTGGTCATTCTGGGCGGCGTGAGAACGCTGCCGTACGCCGAGGTGACGGCGCTGTGCGTCGTCGGCGCGACGATGGGCGGGTTGCTGGTTGTGTTTCTTCGCCGCGCGTACATCGTCGAGGAGCGGCTGCCGTTTCCCGAAGGCGTCGCGTGCGCGCAGGTGCTTCGCGCCGGTGAGGCACAGGCAAATGTTCGCCCGCTTGTGGCGGGGGGTCTCGTCTCGGCGGCTCTCAAAGCGCTCCAGGACGTCGCCGGAGTTATTCCCGGCGCGGTCTCGGGCGCGCGGTGGGTCGGCAGCGCGGCGGTGGCAGGGTCGCTCGATATTTCGGCGGCGCTGCTCGGCGTCGGCTACATAATAGGAATCAGGATCGCGGCGCTGGTGTTCGCCGGCGGAGCATTCGCATGGCTGGTCGCGATTCCCGTGCTCACCGCGTTTCATCCCGGATACGGAACGGGCGACGCCGCCACGACCGCGTCGCAACTGTGGAGCAGCCAGGTGCGTTATCTCGGGGTCGGCGCGATGCTCACCGGCGGAGTCGTGACGCTATGGAAGTTGCGCAGCCGGATCGCATCCGCGATCGCCGACAGCATCCGGATCGTGCGCTCGACGCAAGCCGTCGTGACGGCGCGGGAGGACACCGATCTTTCGGCGCGCGCGGTGCTGACCGCGGTGGCGCTTTGCGTTCCGGTAATCTTCGCCGTCTGCCTGGGGCTGAGCGGGCAAGTCGCGCTCAGCGCGGCGCTGGCAGTCATCCTGACGCTGATCTGTTTTTTCGCCACGGCGATCGCGGGCTATCTGACCGGGATAGTCGGCGCGTCGAACAATCCGGTCTCGGGCGTCACGGTGATTGTATTGCTCGCGGTGGCGCTGTTTCTGAAATTGGCCGGCGTGTCACAAAGCGTTGGACCGCAACTGGCGATTCTTGCGGGCGCGATCGTGTGCACGGCGGCTGCGATGGCGGGTGATTCCATGCACGACCTCGCGACCGGCTTTCACGTCGGCGCAACGCCGCGCTCGCTCGAAATCGGCGTGCTGGTCGGCGCGATCGCGTCGTCATTTCTGATGGCGCCGATTCTGAACCTGCTGATCGCCGGCTACGGGATAGCGGGCACTGCGACCGCGCGAGCCGGCGCGCTGGCCGCTCCGCAAGCGTTTCTGATGGCGAAAGTTACGCAGGGAGTTTTTCACGGCGGATTGCCGCTGGGAACGATCGCGACCGGCGCCGCACTCGCGGCGATTCTCGGCTTGGGCGATCGCTATCTGGAACGGCGCGGATCGAAGTGGCGCACGCCGATCATGCCCGCCGCGATCGGTCTCTATCTTCCGCTGGGACTCAGCGTAACGATTTTTATCGGCGCACTCGCCCACTCGCTTTTTGGATCCGAAGATGGGGCCGAGAGCGGGCCTGGTATTCTGCTCGCGGCAGGTCTGGTGGCGGGCGAGGCGCTGATGGGCGTTGCCAGCGGCGCGATGGTCACGGCGGGAGTCAGGCTGCCGATTTTCTGA
- a CDS encoding TonB-dependent receptor, which yields MRRKLFLWISVAGILIQLAIQLAICEPASAADLKTSAATKYRITGVVKDALGRPIKQTALSMQASNGRIVAHSSSNDEGEFSFSVGARGTYAVVATKKGFRTATAIVTVLAKGAAPIVLAMEAEKSVSLAVAATRLNKSRNSLSPGTGGSKYTFSDKAIQQLPQGANTSLNQVILQAPGVAQDSYGQIHVRGDHADLQYRINGIQLPEGITGFGQVLSPRFAQSISLLTGALPAQYGLRTAGIVDIKTKDGQLDNLADVDFYGGQRGTMQPSFEYGGSKGNFSYFVTGQYLGTDHGVEPPTSGPTAIHDTSNQGSGFGYFSYLLSSTTRLSLITGTAINHFQIPANPNQPQVYALAGVPVYPSAKVRDNQFEQNYFNVLALQGAVGSNFDYQIAPFSRYSTVTFNPDHAGDLIYNGAASRVFRSDWGNGFQIDTAYHGVADHTFRLGGYFDAERAEIDNHESTFPANPITGKQSSPFPISIVDDLALQTWIYCGYLQDEWKLTKQLTFNYGVRFDLYDGLVRADQASPRAALVYTPFKGTTIHAGYARQFTPPPTELVSTTAIATFAHTTGAPFSKGNSTPAVERDHLFDAGVTQDIIPGLNVGIDSYYKKAADLIDEGQFGPALIFETFNYAKGRVWGVEFTSSYTHESFYAYNNFAYSVAQGTQVESGQFNFTRAELGYISSHYVFLDHDQTFTDSAGAAYNWRGWMFSIDGIYGSGLRSGFANTGNLPFYIQVDAGISRRVTVPNNYGVLEFRTAIVNMNDRTYQIRSGTGIGVFAAQYGPRRALYGGIKWELPFTKPAGT from the coding sequence ATGCGAAGGAAACTGTTTTTATGGATCTCGGTTGCCGGGATACTGATTCAACTGGCTATTCAACTGGCTATTTGCGAGCCAGCGTCCGCGGCTGATTTGAAGACCTCGGCGGCCACGAAATATCGCATCACCGGCGTGGTGAAAGACGCTCTAGGCAGGCCGATCAAGCAAACGGCGCTGTCGATGCAGGCATCGAACGGGCGGATCGTAGCTCATTCTTCGAGCAACGATGAGGGTGAATTCTCGTTCAGCGTGGGGGCGCGCGGTACCTATGCGGTCGTGGCGACCAAGAAAGGATTCAGGACGGCGACGGCGATCGTGACGGTGTTGGCGAAGGGCGCGGCGCCGATTGTGCTCGCGATGGAAGCGGAGAAATCGGTCAGCCTTGCGGTCGCGGCGACGCGGCTGAACAAGTCGCGCAACTCTTTGTCGCCGGGCACCGGTGGCAGCAAATACACGTTCAGCGACAAGGCGATCCAGCAATTGCCGCAGGGCGCGAATACGTCTTTGAACCAGGTGATACTGCAGGCGCCGGGCGTCGCGCAGGATTCCTATGGACAGATCCACGTGCGTGGCGACCACGCCGATTTGCAGTACCGGATAAACGGCATCCAGCTTCCCGAAGGCATCACCGGCTTCGGACAGGTGCTCAGTCCGCGCTTTGCCCAATCGATCAGCCTGCTGACGGGTGCGTTGCCGGCGCAGTACGGCCTGCGCACCGCCGGGATCGTCGATATCAAGACCAAGGACGGGCAGCTGGACAACCTGGCCGATGTTGATTTTTACGGCGGGCAGCGCGGGACCATGCAGCCGAGCTTCGAGTACGGCGGATCGAAGGGCAACTTCAGCTACTTCGTGACGGGGCAATACCTCGGTACCGATCACGGAGTCGAGCCGCCGACCTCGGGACCCACGGCGATTCACGATACGAGCAACCAGGGTTCGGGGTTCGGGTACTTTTCGTACTTGCTGAGTTCCACGACGCGGCTGAGCTTGATCACGGGAACCGCGATCAATCACTTTCAGATTCCCGCGAACCCCAATCAGCCGCAGGTTTACGCGCTGGCAGGCGTGCCGGTCTATCCGTCGGCGAAAGTCCGCGACAACCAGTTCGAGCAAAACTACTTCAACGTGCTGGCGCTGCAGGGCGCCGTTGGGTCGAATTTCGACTACCAGATCGCGCCGTTCAGCCGTTACTCGACGGTCACTTTCAATCCTGACCACGCGGGCGACCTGATCTACAACGGCGCCGCGTCGAGGGTTTTTCGCAGCGACTGGGGCAACGGTTTTCAGATCGACACGGCTTACCACGGAGTTGCCGATCATACGTTTCGCCTCGGCGGGTATTTCGACGCCGAGCGCGCCGAGATCGACAACCACGAGTCAACATTTCCGGCCAATCCGATAACCGGCAAACAATCGTCCCCGTTCCCGATCTCGATCGTTGACGACCTCGCGCTGCAGACCTGGATTTACTGCGGCTACCTCCAGGACGAATGGAAGCTGACAAAACAACTGACGTTTAATTACGGCGTCCGCTTCGACCTGTACGACGGCCTGGTGCGGGCGGACCAGGCCAGTCCCCGCGCTGCGCTGGTTTACACTCCGTTCAAGGGCACCACGATCCACGCCGGCTATGCGCGTCAATTCACGCCGCCGCCGACGGAGCTGGTGTCAACCACCGCCATCGCCACGTTCGCGCACACGACCGGCGCGCCGTTTTCCAAAGGCAACAGCACGCCGGCGGTCGAGCGCGACCATTTGTTTGACGCGGGAGTGACGCAGGACATTATTCCCGGGCTGAATGTCGGCATCGATTCCTATTACAAGAAAGCCGCTGACCTAATCGACGAGGGACAGTTCGGGCCGGCGCTGATCTTCGAAACCTTCAACTACGCGAAGGGGCGCGTTTGGGGAGTCGAGTTCACGAGTTCATACACTCACGAAAGTTTTTACGCCTACAATAACTTCGCCTATAGCGTCGCGCAGGGGACGCAGGTGGAATCGGGCCAATTCAATTTCACGCGCGCCGAGCTTGGGTACATCAGTAGTCACTATGTCTTTCTGGATCACGACCAGACATTCACCGATTCCGCCGGCGCCGCCTACAACTGGCGCGGATGGATGTTCAGCATCGATGGGATTTACGGAAGCGGACTTAGAAGCGGATTCGCGAATACGGGGAACCTGCCGTTCTATATCCAGGTCGATGCGGGCATCTCGCGGCGCGTGACCGTACCCAACAATTACGGCGTGCTCGAATTTCGCACCGCGATCGTGAATATGAACGATCGTACTTACCAGATTCGCAGCGGCACGGGCATCGGAGTATTTGCGGCCCAATACGGCCCCCGCCGAGCGCTATACGGCGGGATAAAATGGGAACTGCCGTTCACCAAGCCCGCCGGCACGTAG
- the sixA gene encoding phosphohistidine phosphatase SixA — protein MMLYILRHATAEAAASSGDDGARKLTERSKEKMRAAAAGLRAMGLKFDAILTSPLARAAETAEIVSAAYENTPPPQVLPALATGVPAADAVAALRAFAKHGEVMIVGHEPQLSSIASILLAGAGDVVHMKLKTGGCVAIGLPPRFERGGGELRWMLTHRQLRQMRK, from the coding sequence ATGATGCTCTATATTCTGCGTCACGCGACGGCCGAAGCGGCCGCATCGAGCGGCGACGACGGCGCGCGCAAGCTCACCGAACGTTCGAAGGAAAAAATGCGCGCAGCCGCCGCGGGTCTGCGCGCGATGGGTCTGAAGTTTGATGCGATTCTGACCAGCCCGCTCGCGCGCGCCGCGGAAACCGCCGAGATCGTCTCGGCCGCCTACGAAAATACTCCGCCGCCGCAGGTGCTGCCCGCACTCGCAACCGGTGTGCCAGCCGCCGACGCGGTGGCCGCGCTGCGCGCATTTGCAAAGCATGGCGAGGTGATGATCGTCGGACACGAGCCGCAACTGAGCTCGATCGCGTCGATTCTGCTGGCCGGCGCGGGCGACGTCGTTCATATGAAGTTGAAAACCGGCGGATGTGTCGCGATTGGCCTGCCCCCGCGCTTCGAACGCGGCGGCGGCGAGCTGCGCTGGATGCTGACCCATCGCCAATTGCGCCAGATGCGCAAATAG
- a CDS encoding CHAD domain-containing protein, with protein MEASRSDAPPRRVTLSPGETVADAARRAIAFGAESLLRHQNAAESGDAEPLHQLRVAARRLRASIELFSNVIYAAQLKLYRRDIPWIGAQAGAVRECDVTAALIGARAAKIDPDLRAAVAPMVAALDQRRKSEHAKLYDLLASKRYRNLIAKLSRPAIKKIGGERMLGPVAAQLIRPATHSAVRLGRKLGRDAPTLVFHKLRVRVKRLRYELEMMAPLGAKRHKKTLARLEALQELLGLYHDVTVASAWLLSYAEASAAPPRTMLAAGALIQSLDRRESKLRRRCMRAWRRFERSDAIRDTLEEIRRAGRLALMPASSPAPVTEKSQSDPPNQSQVARREIEDAPQSDHNSMNSQSATETIPTETI; from the coding sequence GTGGAAGCCTCGCGCTCCGATGCGCCGCCGCGCAGGGTGACGCTTTCCCCCGGCGAAACCGTCGCCGACGCCGCGCGCAGAGCGATCGCGTTCGGCGCTGAATCACTGTTGCGCCATCAGAACGCGGCGGAGTCCGGCGATGCGGAGCCACTGCATCAACTTCGCGTCGCGGCGCGGCGCCTGCGCGCGTCGATCGAATTGTTCTCCAACGTCATCTACGCCGCGCAGCTCAAGCTCTACCGGCGCGACATTCCGTGGATCGGCGCTCAGGCCGGCGCCGTCCGCGAATGTGACGTGACGGCGGCGTTGATCGGCGCTCGCGCCGCCAAAATCGATCCCGATCTGAGAGCCGCGGTCGCTCCGATGGTCGCGGCGCTCGACCAGCGGCGCAAGTCCGAGCACGCGAAGCTCTATGATCTGCTCGCGTCGAAGCGCTATCGGAACTTGATCGCGAAACTGTCGCGGCCGGCGATCAAGAAAATCGGCGGCGAGCGGATGCTCGGCCCCGTCGCCGCCCAATTGATCAGGCCGGCTACGCACAGTGCGGTGCGTCTTGGCAGAAAACTTGGCCGTGACGCTCCGACGCTGGTTTTCCACAAGCTCCGCGTTCGGGTCAAGCGGCTGCGCTACGAGCTCGAGATGATGGCGCCGCTGGGCGCCAAGCGCCATAAAAAGACCCTGGCGCGGCTCGAGGCGCTCCAGGAACTGCTCGGGCTTTATCACGACGTCACGGTGGCATCCGCCTGGCTGTTGTCGTATGCCGAAGCATCCGCCGCGCCGCCCAGGACCATGCTTGCGGCCGGCGCGTTGATTCAGTCGTTGGATCGCCGCGAAAGTAAACTGCGCCGGCGATGCATGAGAGCGTGGCGTCGGTTCGAGCGCTCCGACGCGATTCGCGATACGCTCGAGGAAATTCGACGCGCCGGTAGGTTGGCGCTGATGCCCGCGAGCTCGCCCGCTCCGGTTACTGAAAAAAGCCAGTCCGATCCGCCGAATCAATCGCAAGTCGCGCGCCGTGAGATCGAAGACGCACCGCAGTCCGATCACAATTCGATGAACTCCCAATCCGCCACGGAAACAATCCCCACGGAAACAATCTGA
- a CDS encoding MBL fold metallo-hydrolase, with translation MNQFKVGDVKITRIIESEAPWPGTFILPDATGENVLKEADWLYPTFSDEKGKLRMSIHALVVESQGKRIIVDTCIGNEKVRSNPAWSNLKLPFLSDLEKAGHTRDQIDRVICTHLHVDHVGWNTMLKDGKWVPTFPNARYLIGGTEWDYWSKFDGKDMRDPVDDSVRPVVEIGMADLIDSNFRVTDEVWLEPTPGHTPGHHSVRISSKGDEAVITGDLMHHPIQCRYPEWDDGFDSDGAMAKKTRRAFCEKYADTNVVVFGTHFATPSAGKIVKKGDSFRFTA, from the coding sequence ATGAACCAGTTCAAAGTCGGCGACGTCAAGATAACCCGGATCATCGAAAGCGAGGCGCCATGGCCGGGCACCTTCATCTTGCCCGACGCCACCGGCGAGAATGTCCTGAAAGAAGCCGACTGGCTCTACCCCACCTTCTCCGACGAAAAGGGCAAGCTCCGCATGAGTATCCACGCGCTGGTGGTCGAATCGCAGGGCAAGCGCATCATCGTCGATACCTGCATCGGCAACGAGAAGGTTCGTTCGAACCCGGCGTGGAGCAATCTGAAGCTGCCGTTTCTGAGCGACCTGGAGAAAGCGGGTCACACGCGCGACCAGATCGATCGCGTCATCTGCACGCATCTGCACGTGGACCATGTCGGGTGGAACACGATGCTCAAGGACGGCAAGTGGGTGCCGACGTTCCCCAACGCCCGCTACCTGATAGGCGGCACCGAGTGGGATTACTGGTCGAAGTTCGACGGCAAGGACATGCGCGATCCGGTCGATGATTCGGTGCGCCCGGTTGTTGAGATTGGGATGGCCGATCTGATCGACTCGAACTTTCGCGTGACCGACGAAGTATGGCTGGAGCCGACGCCCGGCCACACTCCCGGACATCACAGCGTGCGGATTTCGTCGAAAGGCGATGAAGCCGTGATCACCGGCGATCTGATGCATCATCCGATTCAATGCCGATATCCGGAATGGGACGACGGATTCGATTCCGACGGCGCGATGGCGAAGAAGACACGGCGCGCGTTCTGCGAGAAGTACGCCGACACCAACGTGGTCGTGTTCGGGACGCATTTTGCGACGCCATCGGCTGGAAAGATCGTGAAGAAGGGCGACTCGTTCAGATTCACGGCCTAA
- the argE gene encoding acetylornithine deacetylase, translating into MNDYLYEVASRLVEFDTVSAKSDIDAMEYIATELRPRGFNTTLQPIELFGVPQANLVAWVGPPRADGLIISGHVDTVPYDGQPGWEREPLKLEPAGERIYGRGATDMKGFIAQCLDAARTLDSARLKRPLVFVFTASEEVGCLGAHSVAPALKQILGDTPVPRLAWIGEPTSYAVCHAHKSIVAFDVSVRGIGGHSGAPARGVNAIAVMARVIDTIGRLQQELAARRPAQYAAIFPDAPYDVLNFGTVQGGIALNMIAEECKLRVSYRTLPNADPLGVYREIGRRLDALDGHDYAGREHRAKIEIGLLNVVPPLDSPRGTALEAALFDATGANTSGGAVYATDGGWFTGSGITSLICGPGDLEQAHQPNEHIRRDAFERGPAMIRQVVERLCCAAQMSL; encoded by the coding sequence ATGAACGATTATTTGTATGAAGTCGCAAGCCGGCTCGTCGAGTTCGACACGGTCAGCGCAAAAAGCGATATCGACGCGATGGAATACATCGCAACCGAACTCAGACCGCGGGGATTCAACACCACGCTTCAACCGATCGAGTTGTTCGGAGTCCCGCAGGCCAACCTGGTCGCATGGGTTGGACCGCCGCGCGCCGACGGCCTGATAATTTCAGGTCACGTGGACACCGTCCCCTACGACGGACAGCCGGGATGGGAGCGGGAGCCGCTCAAACTCGAACCCGCAGGGGAAAGAATTTACGGCCGCGGCGCCACCGACATGAAAGGATTCATCGCGCAATGCCTCGACGCGGCGCGCACCCTCGATTCAGCCAGGCTCAAACGCCCCCTGGTATTCGTGTTCACCGCGAGCGAGGAAGTCGGTTGTCTCGGTGCTCATAGTGTCGCGCCTGCGCTCAAACAAATTCTGGGCGACACGCCGGTCCCGCGGCTGGCGTGGATCGGCGAGCCGACCTCCTACGCAGTATGTCACGCGCACAAGAGCATCGTTGCGTTCGACGTAAGCGTCCGCGGCATCGGCGGCCATAGCGGCGCACCGGCCAGGGGCGTCAACGCGATCGCGGTGATGGCCCGCGTGATCGACACGATCGGCCGTCTTCAGCAGGAGCTCGCGGCGCGCCGGCCTGCTCAATATGCGGCGATTTTTCCCGACGCGCCGTACGACGTGCTGAATTTTGGAACGGTGCAGGGCGGAATCGCCCTCAACATGATCGCCGAGGAATGCAAGCTGCGCGTCAGCTATCGCACGCTGCCCAACGCCGATCCGCTCGGCGTTTACCGTGAGATCGGGCGCCGGCTCGACGCGCTCGACGGCCACGACTATGCGGGCCGCGAGCATCGCGCGAAAATTGAAATCGGACTTTTGAACGTCGTGCCTCCGCTGGACTCGCCGCGCGGCACGGCTCTGGAAGCCGCGTTGTTCGACGCAACCGGCGCGAACACGTCGGGCGGCGCGGTCTACGCCACCGACGGCGGATGGTTCACCGGCTCGGGGATCACGTCGCTCATCTGTGGGCCCGGCGATCTCGAGCAGGCGCATCAGCCCAACGAGCACATCCGCCGCGACGCCTTCGAACGCGGCCCGGCGATGATTCGCCAAGTCGTCGAACGCCTGTGCTGCGCCGCACAAATGTCCCTCTAA
- a CDS encoding thymidylate kinase — protein sequence MPEKDRPVIETAGSPGGPAALELPAAVPSPNGAVIPSSTGPKSAAGTAPKTLLETPHPYRGRLICVEGIDGSGKSTQLLLLDRWLRSRGYPVHFTEWNSSRLVRRSMQRGKKKNLLTPTTFSLLHAVDFADRLTYQILPPLKAGMIVLADRYVYTAFARDVARGVHPEWVRAVYSPALRPDLTLYFRVPIDISLERLLAGRAKLKYHEAGMDVGLSTDPVESFRMFQSRVLEIYDQLTLEFGMRPIDATAEIPNQQRVVRTMVQEILRNYDRNRANVKNGVTSQSR from the coding sequence ATGCCAGAGAAGGACCGACCTGTTATCGAGACGGCTGGATCGCCGGGTGGTCCTGCAGCGCTAGAGCTGCCCGCCGCCGTGCCTTCCCCCAACGGCGCCGTTATTCCATCCTCCACCGGGCCCAAGTCCGCGGCCGGGACCGCGCCCAAGACCCTGCTCGAAACGCCGCATCCCTATCGCGGACGATTGATCTGCGTCGAGGGAATCGACGGCTCGGGCAAATCGACGCAACTGCTGCTGCTCGACCGATGGCTGCGGTCGCGCGGCTACCCGGTCCATTTCACGGAGTGGAATTCGTCGCGGCTGGTGCGGCGTTCGATGCAACGCGGCAAGAAAAAAAATCTGCTGACGCCGACCACCTTCTCGCTGCTGCACGCGGTCGATTTCGCCGATCGGCTGACCTATCAGATCCTTCCGCCGCTGAAGGCCGGCATGATCGTGCTCGCCGATCGCTACGTGTACACCGCCTTCGCCCGCGACGTCGCGCGCGGCGTCCATCCCGAGTGGGTCCGCGCGGTTTACAGCCCCGCGCTGCGCCCCGATTTGACGCTCTACTTTCGCGTGCCGATCGACATTTCGCTCGAGCGGCTGCTGGCGGGCCGCGCCAAGCTCAAGTACCACGAGGCCGGGATGGATGTCGGCCTCTCGACCGATCCGGTCGAGAGTTTCCGCATGTTTCAGAGCCGCGTGCTCGAAATTTATGATCAACTGACGCTCGAGTTCGGGATGCGTCCGATTGACGCGACCGCCGAGATCCCCAATCAACAGAGAGTCGTACGCACGATGGTCCAGGAAATTCTTCGCAACTACGACCGCAATCGAGCGAACGTAAAAAATGGCGTCACATCCCAATCGCGCTAA
- a CDS encoding macro domain-containing protein encodes MSKDWRAKIGLCQGDLTDADADAIVNAANNDLMLGGGVAGAIRVKGGPAIQQECNRIGPIALGEAAITGAGRLRARHVIHAASMRLGESASQTNLRAATRNSLMRANENSLKSIAFPAIGAGIAGFPIERCAQVMLEEVRAHLGGPTTLERIDFVLFDRPSLEVFERVLAQMKN; translated from the coding sequence ATGAGTAAAGATTGGCGCGCAAAGATCGGGCTTTGTCAGGGCGATCTTACTGACGCGGATGCGGATGCGATTGTGAATGCCGCGAACAACGACCTGATGCTGGGCGGCGGCGTCGCGGGCGCGATTCGCGTCAAGGGCGGCCCGGCGATTCAGCAGGAATGCAACCGGATTGGTCCGATTGCACTCGGCGAGGCGGCGATTACGGGCGCGGGACGGCTCCGTGCGCGGCACGTAATTCACGCAGCGAGCATGCGGCTGGGAGAATCGGCGTCGCAGACGAATCTACGCGCGGCGACGCGCAACTCGCTGATGCGCGCCAATGAGAACTCGCTTAAGTCGATCGCATTTCCGGCGATCGGCGCCGGCATTGCTGGGTTTCCAATCGAGCGATGCGCGCAGGTGATGCTCGAGGAAGTGCGCGCGCATCTCGGCGGTCCGACGACGCTCGAGCGCATCGATTTTGTGCTCTTCGATCGCCCCTCGCTGGAAGTCTTCGAGCGAGTGCTCGCCCAGATGAAGAACTAG